One Kitasatospora sp. NBC_01266 genomic window carries:
- a CDS encoding right-handed parallel beta-helix repeat-containing protein has product MSRPVLTVCAEQRESGSYRTIGEALQAARSGAVISVRPGRYEENLVITKMVTITAEDVRGSVRISPRRGAVVQVVAEAVQLNGLVLHGQDDDLPTVDVPRGQLAMQDCEVVGNSWTAVLTRQQGVLAMRGCRVINAAGAGLVETSSGTSVIEDSVIEHLGTSALVIGERANPTVRRCVLRDARGNGVCANGEARGVIEDCEISATDKPAVALEENSTTRLLRTEIRDSALGVYISSNSRVELEECTVTGVRGHGIVLAGGTDPVLRGCRAVRTQGHGLHIGGRSRGTFENCEVVSAAEVGIHVGESSGPTLVRVVVRDSGTDGVELTGESSAEFDRLEVYDASGAGVVIREGANPLLRRITVTAAAGNGVEVLHDGRGRLEGATVLDAGQAGVRIHDGGNTYLGGCTVRSSVAAGISIGAEGIATLRDCESAENGFDGVSVERGGELTATRSRLRSNRRHGLHLLAGSRATLTDCQLIDNTVDGARVESAEPVRLNDCLVAENQGSGLRQSEPSERLSVENLESRDNRSTDAYGTATAAPATAEDGTEQDDAEPGAQPVQPGPEEQGPQAVLQTLIGLEAVKEQVATLVNLNKLAKRREQAGMPALPMSRHLVFAGPPGTGKTTVARLYGAILAELGVLRSGHLVEVARADLVASIIGGTALKTTEVVKEAFGGVLFIDEAYTLSAGSGGTGPDFGREAIDTLVKLMEDHREDLVVIVAGYEAEIREFLASNPGLASRFSRTVEFENYSVEELATIVERAAVGHGYELAEGTMEVLAVHFEQMPRGADFGNGRAARKVFEEMVDRQASRLALLESFNNAELALLLPEDVDEQAAASLARAAAGVEEPEAPGLLEQLRDMVGLTEAKEQVEDLVNLTLQTRRRVEAGLPAPQISHHVVFAGPPGTGKTTVARLYGQLLAELGVLPTGQLIETARADLVGRYIGHTAQLTRDAFERARGGVLFIDEAYTLTPRNGSGSDFGQEAVDTLMKLMEDHRDEVVVIVAGYQEEMAGFLASNPGLASRFSREITFAHYADEELVTIVRKQAESAGYHCTPETIVALGELFASVSRDRTFGNGRFARQTLESMITRQAGRLAKLDVADLAELSALLPQDLPVQRIGSLA; this is encoded by the coding sequence ATGTCGCGCCCGGTGCTGACGGTCTGCGCGGAGCAGCGGGAGTCCGGCTCCTACCGCACGATCGGTGAAGCCCTGCAGGCCGCCCGCAGCGGTGCGGTGATCTCGGTGCGCCCCGGCCGCTACGAGGAGAACCTGGTGATCACCAAGATGGTCACCATCACCGCCGAGGACGTGCGCGGCAGCGTGCGGATCAGCCCCAGGCGCGGAGCGGTGGTCCAAGTGGTGGCGGAGGCGGTGCAGTTGAACGGCCTGGTGCTGCACGGCCAGGACGACGACCTGCCGACGGTGGACGTGCCGCGCGGCCAACTGGCGATGCAGGACTGCGAGGTGGTCGGCAACTCGTGGACGGCGGTGCTGACCCGCCAGCAGGGCGTGCTGGCGATGCGCGGCTGCCGGGTGATCAACGCGGCCGGCGCCGGGCTGGTGGAGACCTCCAGCGGTACCAGCGTGATCGAGGACAGCGTGATCGAACACCTGGGCACCTCCGCCCTGGTGATCGGCGAGCGGGCCAACCCCACGGTGCGGCGCTGCGTGCTGCGTGACGCGCGCGGCAACGGCGTCTGCGCCAACGGCGAGGCCCGCGGGGTGATCGAGGACTGCGAGATCTCGGCCACCGACAAGCCGGCCGTGGCGCTGGAGGAGAACAGCACCACCCGCCTGCTGCGCACCGAGATCCGGGACAGCGCGCTCGGCGTCTACATCTCCTCCAACTCCCGGGTCGAGCTGGAGGAATGCACCGTCACCGGGGTGCGCGGGCACGGGATCGTGCTGGCCGGCGGCACCGACCCGGTGCTGCGCGGCTGCCGCGCGGTGCGCACCCAGGGCCACGGCCTGCACATCGGCGGGCGTTCCCGGGGCACCTTCGAGAACTGCGAGGTGGTCTCCGCCGCCGAGGTGGGCATCCACGTCGGCGAGTCGTCCGGTCCCACGCTGGTGCGCGTGGTGGTGCGCGACAGCGGCACGGACGGCGTGGAGCTGACCGGCGAGAGCAGTGCCGAGTTCGACCGCCTGGAGGTGTACGACGCTTCGGGCGCGGGGGTGGTGATCCGCGAGGGCGCCAACCCGCTGCTGCGCCGGATCACGGTGACCGCCGCGGCCGGCAACGGCGTCGAGGTGCTGCACGACGGGCGCGGGCGGCTGGAGGGCGCCACCGTGCTGGACGCCGGCCAGGCGGGCGTGCGGATCCACGACGGCGGCAACACCTACCTCGGCGGCTGCACGGTGCGCTCCAGCGTCGCCGCCGGGATCTCGATCGGCGCGGAGGGCATCGCCACGCTGCGCGACTGCGAGAGCGCGGAGAACGGCTTCGACGGGGTCAGCGTGGAGCGCGGCGGCGAGCTGACCGCGACCAGGTCCAGGCTGCGCTCCAACCGGCGGCACGGGCTGCACCTGCTGGCCGGCTCCCGGGCGACCCTGACGGACTGCCAGCTGATCGACAACACGGTGGACGGCGCCCGGGTGGAGTCCGCCGAGCCGGTGCGGCTCAACGACTGCCTGGTCGCCGAGAACCAGGGCTCGGGGCTGCGGCAGAGCGAGCCGAGCGAGCGGCTCTCGGTGGAGAACCTGGAGAGCCGGGACAACCGCTCGACGGACGCCTACGGCACCGCCACCGCCGCGCCGGCCACCGCCGAGGACGGCACCGAGCAGGACGACGCGGAACCGGGCGCCCAGCCGGTCCAGCCGGGGCCCGAGGAGCAGGGCCCGCAGGCCGTGCTGCAGACGCTGATCGGGCTGGAGGCGGTCAAGGAGCAGGTCGCCACCCTGGTCAACCTCAACAAGCTGGCCAAGCGCCGCGAGCAGGCCGGCATGCCGGCCCTGCCGATGAGCCGGCACCTGGTCTTCGCGGGCCCGCCCGGTACCGGTAAGACCACGGTGGCCCGGCTCTACGGCGCGATCCTGGCGGAGCTGGGCGTGCTGCGCAGCGGCCACCTGGTCGAGGTGGCCCGCGCCGACCTGGTCGCCTCGATCATCGGTGGCACCGCGCTGAAGACCACCGAGGTGGTCAAGGAGGCGTTCGGCGGGGTGCTCTTCATCGACGAGGCCTACACCCTGTCGGCCGGCTCCGGTGGCACCGGACCGGACTTCGGGCGGGAGGCGATCGACACCCTGGTCAAGCTGATGGAGGACCACCGCGAGGACCTGGTGGTGATCGTGGCCGGATACGAGGCGGAGATCCGCGAGTTCCTGGCCTCCAACCCGGGCCTGGCCTCCCGGTTCAGCCGCACCGTCGAGTTCGAGAACTACAGCGTGGAGGAACTGGCCACCATCGTGGAGCGGGCGGCGGTCGGGCACGGCTACGAACTCGCCGAGGGCACCATGGAGGTGCTCGCCGTGCACTTCGAACAGATGCCCAGGGGAGCCGACTTCGGCAACGGCCGGGCCGCCCGCAAGGTCTTCGAGGAGATGGTGGACCGGCAGGCCTCCCGGCTCGCGCTGCTGGAGAGCTTCAACAACGCCGAACTCGCCCTGCTGCTCCCCGAGGACGTCGACGAGCAGGCGGCGGCTTCGCTGGCCCGCGCCGCGGCCGGCGTCGAGGAGCCCGAAGCGCCCGGTCTGCTGGAGCAGTTGCGCGACATGGTCGGCCTGACCGAGGCCAAGGAGCAGGTCGAGGACCTGGTCAACCTCACCCTGCAGACCCGCCGCCGGGTCGAGGCCGGGCTGCCCGCCCCGCAGATCAGCCATCACGTGGTCTTCGCCGGCCCGCCCGGTACCGGTAAGACCACGGTGGCCCGGCTCTACGGCCAACTGCTCGCCGAACTGGGTGTGTTGCCGACCGGCCAGCTGATCGAGACGGCCCGCGCCGACCTGGTCGGCCGCTACATCGGCCACACCGCCCAGTTGACCCGGGACGCCTTCGAACGGGCCCGTGGCGGCGTGCTGTTCATCGACGAGGCCTACACCCTGACCCCCCGCAACGGCAGTGGCAGCGACTTCGGCCAGGAGGCGGTGGACACCCTGATGAAGCTGATGGAGGACCACCGGGACGAGGTGGTGGTGATCGTGGCCGGCTACCAGGAGGAGATGGCCGGCTTCCTGGCCTCCAACCCGGGCCTGGCCTCCCGGTTCTCCCGGGAGATCACCTTCGCGCACTACGCGGACGAGGAACTGGTCACCATCGTGCGCAAGCAGGCCGAGTCGGCCGGCTACCACTGCACGCCGGAGACCATCGTGGCGCTCGGCGAGCTGTTCGCCTCGGTGTCGCGCGACCGGACCTTCGGCAACGGCCGGTTCGCCCGGCAGACCCTGGAGTCGATGATCACCCGGCAGGCCGGCCGACTGGCCAAGCTGGACGTGGCGGACCTGGCGGAGCTGAGCGCGCTGCTGCCGCAGGACCTCCCGGTGCAGCGGATCGGCAGCCTGGCGTGA
- a CDS encoding S8 family serine peptidase has protein sequence MRGSRRRRVGTPGSAATAGTVALLVGGLLLPVAAGAAWADGSGGGSATLSGAAPTSGSAAPSGSASPAPGDTLPGVTQVLASANGQQPACLTASTKDNRLTPWPQTFLRPDQVWPLTQGAGVTVAVLGSGVADGTGLLSGRLDRAAKLSGGGDPAQDCVGHGSFLAALIAAGQRPGVGFAGIAPGARILAVGVTDNTGASTADLLAQGIRAAADQGARVIDVGVTVPAGSDALAAAVHEAVGKGALVIAPAAPDPVPGAQAGGASAAPAPVFPAAYPEVLSVRDLGPGGTLAQSGGSAVGGRVDLAAPGDAVMGVGPSGGGYYTGAGPSFATAFVAGSAALVLGYQPKLTESQLIGRLEATAYRSGGAVPDPQVGYGSVDPVAAVTTVLPQPQSTPSAAPAASPSPLAVPPARPASAAPRQAGGVALGALGVVALVALGAVVVPRGRARGWRPPQTGADGEPE, from the coding sequence GTGAGGGGTTCGCGGCGCCGGCGGGTCGGGACGCCGGGCTCGGCGGCGACGGCGGGCACGGTCGCGCTGCTGGTCGGCGGTCTGCTGCTGCCGGTGGCGGCGGGTGCGGCGTGGGCCGACGGGTCGGGCGGCGGGTCCGCCACGCTCTCCGGTGCGGCTCCGACGTCCGGTTCGGCCGCGCCGTCCGGCTCCGCGTCGCCGGCGCCGGGGGACACCCTGCCCGGGGTCACCCAGGTGCTCGCCAGCGCGAACGGGCAGCAGCCGGCCTGCCTGACCGCCTCGACCAAGGACAACCGGCTCACCCCCTGGCCGCAGACCTTCCTGCGGCCCGACCAGGTCTGGCCGCTGACCCAGGGCGCGGGGGTCACCGTCGCGGTGCTCGGCTCGGGGGTGGCCGACGGCACCGGGCTGCTGTCCGGCCGGCTCGACCGCGCCGCCAAGCTGTCCGGCGGCGGCGACCCGGCGCAGGACTGCGTCGGGCACGGCAGCTTCCTGGCCGCGCTGATCGCCGCCGGCCAGCGCCCCGGCGTGGGCTTCGCCGGTATCGCGCCGGGTGCCCGGATCCTCGCGGTGGGCGTCACCGACAACACCGGCGCCAGCACCGCCGACCTGCTCGCCCAGGGCATCCGGGCCGCCGCCGACCAGGGCGCGCGGGTGATCGACGTGGGGGTGACCGTCCCGGCCGGCAGTGACGCGCTGGCGGCGGCGGTGCACGAGGCGGTCGGCAAGGGTGCGCTGGTCATCGCTCCGGCGGCGCCGGACCCGGTGCCCGGGGCGCAGGCCGGCGGCGCCTCGGCAGCACCCGCGCCGGTCTTTCCGGCGGCCTATCCCGAGGTCCTCTCGGTGCGCGACCTGGGCCCGGGCGGCACGCTGGCGCAGAGCGGGGGGTCGGCGGTGGGCGGCCGGGTCGACCTGGCCGCCCCCGGCGACGCGGTGATGGGCGTCGGGCCGAGCGGCGGCGGCTACTACACGGGGGCCGGGCCCAGCTTCGCCACCGCCTTCGTGGCGGGCTCGGCCGCTCTGGTGCTCGGCTACCAGCCGAAGTTGACGGAGAGTCAGCTGATCGGCCGACTGGAGGCCACCGCCTACCGGTCGGGGGGCGCGGTGCCCGACCCGCAGGTCGGCTACGGCTCGGTGGACCCGGTCGCGGCCGTCACCACTGTGCTGCCCCAGCCGCAGTCCACACCGTCCGCCGCCCCCGCCGCGTCCCCCTCCCCGCTCGCCGTGCCGCCCGCCCGGCCGGCCTCCGCCGCACCCCGCCAGGCCGGGGGCGTGGCGCTGGGCGCGCTGGGCGTGGTCGCGCTGGTCGCGCTGGGCGCGGTGGTCGTCCCCCGGGGCCGCGCTCGCGGCTGGCGCCCGCCGCAGACCGGTGCGGACGGGGAGCCGGAGTAG
- a CDS encoding MinD/ParA family ATP-binding protein: MTVHFDGFARSAGPGSTPGNGGPGAMGSAMGALRPGPDQGPDAAPDYTPASWPEPVPLPARPALNPLGTVLIPPAERTVPTARPGEIPGAPAGSGPAPLPAPGSPAAQPVPPADPTLGRAAALELSTERLLRRAGSRGPRSLRLPFTGGGQEERQRLERIRTPLFGCHRIAVLGRSAQAGRSAVTLALGTLLATHRPDRVIALDLAAPHPAGDPAGDPSAVPLGARVRREHPHTLGDLLAALPALTSYPELRRFSSRAASGLEVLAELPGVPGGLDEYGYRQVMATLSSQYPVIIGEAGAAADGVRGAAVELADQLVICTSASVAGAAQTDQLLDELIAQGQAELLRTAITVIRTATASGSDRPLSAPELAAHFGARCRSVVLLPADGHLTSADELDPARLRPKARQACLELAALVGESMAGHPQLLPVPWGPAGR, from the coding sequence GTGACGGTTCATTTCGACGGCTTCGCGCGGTCGGCGGGCCCGGGCAGTACCCCCGGCAACGGCGGCCCCGGCGCCATGGGCTCGGCCATGGGCGCGCTGCGGCCCGGGCCGGACCAGGGACCGGACGCCGCGCCCGACTACACCCCCGCCAGCTGGCCCGAGCCGGTGCCGCTGCCCGCCCGGCCGGCGCTGAACCCGCTGGGCACCGTGCTCATCCCGCCCGCCGAACGGACTGTGCCGACGGCCCGGCCGGGAGAAATCCCGGGGGCTCCGGCCGGATCGGGCCCGGCGCCGCTGCCGGCACCCGGGTCGCCGGCGGCCCAGCCCGTCCCGCCCGCCGATCCCACGCTCGGACGGGCCGCCGCGCTGGAGCTGTCCACCGAGCGGCTGCTGCGCCGGGCCGGCTCGCGCGGCCCCCGCTCGCTGCGGCTGCCGTTCACCGGTGGCGGGCAGGAGGAGCGGCAGCGGCTGGAGCGGATCCGCACCCCGCTGTTCGGCTGCCACCGGATCGCGGTGCTCGGCCGGTCGGCGCAGGCCGGGCGGAGCGCCGTCACCCTGGCCCTGGGCACCCTGCTGGCCACGCACCGGCCCGACCGGGTGATCGCCCTCGACCTCGCCGCGCCGCACCCGGCCGGCGACCCGGCGGGCGACCCGTCGGCGGTGCCGCTGGGCGCCCGGGTGCGGCGGGAGCACCCGCACACGCTGGGCGACCTGCTGGCGGCGCTCCCCGCACTGACCAGCTACCCGGAGCTGCGCCGGTTCAGCTCGCGCGCCGCCAGCGGCCTCGAGGTGCTGGCCGAACTGCCGGGTGTGCCGGGTGGCTTGGACGAGTACGGCTACCGGCAGGTGATGGCGACGCTGAGCAGCCAGTACCCGGTGATCATCGGCGAGGCCGGCGCGGCGGCGGACGGCGTGCGCGGGGCGGCGGTCGAACTCGCCGACCAGTTGGTGATCTGCACCAGCGCCTCGGTGGCCGGCGCGGCGCAGACCGACCAGTTGCTGGACGAGTTGATCGCGCAGGGCCAGGCGGAGCTGCTCCGCACCGCGATCACCGTGATCCGGACCGCCACGGCGAGCGGGTCCGATCGCCCGCTGTCCGCCCCCGAGTTGGCCGCTCACTTCGGCGCCCGCTGCCGGTCCGTCGTGCTGCTCCCCGCCGACGGCCACCTCACCTCGGCCGACGAGCTGGACCCGGCCCGGCTGCGCCCCAAGGCCCGCCAGGCCTGCCTGGAACTGGCCGCCCTGGTCGGCGAGTCGATGGCCGGGCACCCCCAACTGCTGCCCGTCCCCTGGGGCCCGGCCGGCCGGTAG
- a CDS encoding sigma-70 family RNA polymerase sigma factor, which produces MPTTLPLADPSAAEPSSTAPQPAAARPTLDQATLAELYRLHGGYLLRALQRVTNGDRGKAEDILQETLLRAWQHPEAIANGPEQSRPWLFTVARRIAIDHYRMAAARAQEVSGEMLEDRPLAEDPYERVLASRDIAKVLERLQPNHREVLVELHLNDSSVLEAARRLGVPPGTVKSRNFYAIRALRPHLAEQREYAPTGEPAKRSAPAKGARSALPGTAA; this is translated from the coding sequence GTGCCCACAACCCTGCCGCTCGCCGACCCGTCGGCCGCCGAGCCCTCGTCGACGGCGCCCCAGCCGGCCGCCGCGCGCCCCACGCTCGACCAGGCCACGCTCGCCGAGCTCTACCGTCTGCACGGCGGCTACCTGCTGCGCGCCCTTCAGCGGGTGACCAACGGCGACCGGGGCAAGGCCGAGGACATCCTTCAGGAGACCCTGCTGCGCGCCTGGCAGCACCCCGAGGCGATCGCCAACGGGCCCGAGCAGAGCCGCCCCTGGCTCTTCACCGTGGCCCGGCGGATCGCCATCGACCACTACCGGATGGCCGCCGCCCGGGCCCAGGAGGTCTCCGGCGAGATGCTGGAGGACCGCCCGCTGGCCGAGGACCCGTACGAGCGGGTGCTCGCCTCGCGGGACATCGCCAAGGTCCTGGAGCGGTTGCAGCCGAACCACCGCGAGGTGCTGGTCGAGCTGCACCTCAACGACAGCTCGGTGCTGGAGGCCGCCAGGCGGCTGGGCGTGCCGCCGGGCACGGTGAAGTCCCGCAACTTCTACGCGATCCGGGCGCTGCGCCCGCACCTGGCGGAGCAGCGCGAGTACGCGCCGACGGGCGAGCCGGCCAAGCGTTCCGCCCCCGCCAAGGGCGCCCGGTCCGCGCTGCCCGGCACGGCTGCCTGA
- a CDS encoding AfsR/SARP family transcriptional regulator: MGIRLLGPVELANPAGLPVMLPGAQRRAVLALLALRLGRVVAVDQFFELLWGEEPPAQARAALQGHVAALRKLLAEGPFVLHTRAPGYLLTGPADQVDALRFAELVARAQERAERPAQDQDSEAIAELEQALGLWRSPALSDLPDTELRRAVAGRLTEDRTKALINWAELRLRQGIGATAVPALQLGVRADGLREELVALLIRCLHQAGRPSDALTAYHQARTLLDRELGLRPGAELRAALAEVLAERPPGTAPAGATAAGRAPARTAAASTTAAAVEPSRAATEPGTPERGTTLLTPRQLPRPPAGFVGRGEESCWLDRECGPHRDGDGLALVVGPAGVGKSATVVRWAHRVSAAFPDGQLFADLRGFDPAGPADPFEVLGHFLLALGVPEAALPADRSGRAALYRARTGDLRLLVLLDNAGSADQVADLLPGGPDCATAITSRRTLEDLMVTESAALLRLEPLPHGDALRLLERALTTERVRAEPAAAGQLIELCDQLPLALRIALSRLAARPDWTIATLVGELADERTRLPALEASGATGVRAALMLTYRQLGSAAAELLTFLAVHPGREVDALTAVALLGADDTGAARAALGELATHHLLAESTPGRYHRPELVRLFSVELLAERPPAVQRRCTEQLLDHYLAAARHCGEQVNPGQDRRSGPTRPPGSLPPADARAALDWFRAEEPTIRLLLDTAAATDPERIWRLALAAGTLFYASGRLTEWLDCSRAGERAARLCGNRLGTALLRGAQGNALLCLQRPQEAAEAAGRAVADTTPADGVAHSRALAVLATAYATLGDTAEARRLIDAATELSESSGDPRELRHILSHSAAISLVTGDFAAALRLARTTRALLPERPATTITTWLMLTEAQALQGLGHTAAAALAWPRLLASCREAESPELYAIAERCYLAFQQGLRGAPGEAARPRPATVPQQQPRRPAEGPADRQQPLLS; this comes from the coding sequence ATGGGCATCCGGCTCCTCGGTCCGGTCGAGCTGGCGAACCCGGCCGGCCTGCCCGTCATGCTGCCCGGAGCCCAGCGGCGCGCCGTGCTGGCCCTGCTCGCCCTGCGGCTGGGACGGGTCGTCGCGGTGGACCAGTTCTTCGAGCTGCTCTGGGGCGAGGAACCCCCGGCCCAGGCCAGGGCCGCGCTGCAAGGGCACGTGGCCGCGCTGCGCAAGCTGCTCGCCGAGGGCCCGTTCGTGCTGCACACCCGCGCCCCCGGCTACCTGCTGACCGGCCCGGCGGACCAGGTGGACGCGCTGCGCTTCGCGGAACTGGTCGCCCGGGCCCAGGAACGTGCCGAGCGGCCCGCGCAGGACCAGGACTCCGAGGCGATCGCGGAACTGGAGCAGGCGCTGGGCCTGTGGCGCAGCCCCGCGCTGTCCGACCTGCCCGACACCGAGCTGCGCCGGGCCGTGGCGGGCCGGCTGACCGAGGACCGCACCAAGGCACTGATCAACTGGGCCGAGCTGCGGCTGCGCCAGGGCATCGGCGCGACGGCCGTGCCGGCCCTGCAGCTCGGGGTGCGGGCCGACGGGCTGCGGGAGGAGCTGGTGGCGCTGCTGATCCGCTGCCTGCACCAGGCCGGCCGGCCCTCCGACGCGCTGACGGCGTACCACCAGGCCCGCACGCTGCTCGACCGCGAGCTGGGCCTGCGGCCCGGCGCCGAACTGCGGGCGGCCCTGGCGGAGGTGCTGGCCGAGCGGCCACCCGGGACCGCGCCGGCGGGAGCCACGGCAGCCGGGCGCGCGCCGGCGAGGACCGCAGCGGCGAGCACCACGGCAGCGGCGGTCGAGCCGTCCCGCGCCGCCACGGAGCCCGGCACGCCGGAGCGCGGCACCACCCTATTGACACCCCGTCAACTACCGCGCCCCCCAGCCGGCTTCGTCGGCCGGGGGGAGGAGTCCTGCTGGCTGGACCGGGAGTGCGGCCCGCACCGCGACGGTGACGGGCTGGCCCTGGTGGTCGGCCCGGCCGGGGTCGGCAAGAGCGCCACCGTGGTCCGCTGGGCGCACCGGGTGTCCGCCGCCTTCCCGGACGGCCAGCTCTTCGCCGATCTGCGCGGCTTCGATCCGGCCGGCCCGGCGGACCCGTTCGAGGTGCTCGGCCACTTCCTGCTCGCCCTGGGCGTGCCCGAGGCCGCCCTGCCCGCCGACCGGAGCGGCCGGGCCGCGCTCTACCGGGCCCGGACCGGCGACCTGCGGCTGCTGGTACTGCTGGACAACGCCGGCAGCGCCGACCAGGTCGCCGACCTGCTGCCCGGTGGGCCCGACTGCGCCACCGCGATCACCAGCCGCAGGACGCTGGAGGACCTGATGGTGACCGAGAGTGCGGCCCTGCTGCGACTGGAACCGCTGCCCCACGGCGACGCGCTGCGGCTGCTCGAGCGCGCCCTGACCACCGAGCGGGTCCGGGCCGAGCCGGCGGCGGCCGGGCAGTTGATCGAGCTCTGCGACCAACTGCCGCTGGCCCTGCGGATCGCGCTCTCCCGGCTGGCCGCCAGGCCGGACTGGACGATCGCCACCCTGGTCGGCGAACTGGCCGACGAGCGGACCCGGTTGCCCGCCCTGGAAGCCTCCGGGGCCACCGGCGTGCGGGCCGCCCTGATGCTGACGTACCGTCAGCTCGGCTCTGCGGCGGCCGAACTGCTCACCTTCCTGGCCGTGCATCCGGGCCGCGAAGTGGACGCCCTGACCGCCGTCGCCCTGCTCGGCGCCGACGACACCGGCGCCGCCCGCGCCGCGCTCGGCGAGCTGGCCACCCATCACCTGCTCGCCGAGAGCACACCCGGGCGGTACCACCGGCCCGAGCTGGTCCGGCTGTTCAGCGTGGAACTGCTGGCCGAGCGGCCACCCGCGGTCCAACGGCGCTGCACCGAACAGCTGTTGGACCACTACCTCGCCGCGGCCCGGCACTGCGGCGAGCAGGTGAACCCGGGGCAGGACCGCCGGTCCGGCCCGACCCGTCCACCGGGATCGCTGCCACCGGCGGACGCCCGTGCCGCGCTCGACTGGTTCCGGGCCGAGGAACCGACGATCCGCCTGCTGCTCGACACCGCCGCCGCCACCGATCCCGAACGGATCTGGCGGCTGGCCCTGGCGGCGGGCACGCTCTTCTACGCCTCAGGCCGGCTGACCGAGTGGCTGGACTGCTCGCGGGCGGGCGAGCGCGCCGCCCGGTTGTGCGGCAACCGGTTGGGCACCGCGCTGCTGCGCGGAGCCCAGGGCAACGCGCTGCTCTGCCTGCAACGCCCCCAGGAGGCGGCCGAGGCAGCCGGCCGGGCGGTGGCCGACACCACCCCGGCGGACGGTGTCGCGCACAGCCGGGCGCTGGCCGTCCTGGCGACGGCCTACGCCACGCTCGGCGACACGGCCGAAGCACGCCGGCTGATCGACGCCGCCACCGAGCTGAGCGAGTCGTCCGGCGACCCGCGAGAGCTGCGCCACATCCTGAGCCACTCGGCCGCGATCAGCCTCGTGACCGGCGACTTCGCGGCCGCCCTGCGCCTGGCCCGGACCACCAGGGCGCTGCTGCCCGAGCGCCCGGCCACCACCATCACCACCTGGTTGATGCTGACCGAGGCGCAGGCCCTGCAGGGGCTGGGCCACACCGCGGCCGCCGCGCTGGCCTGGCCCCGGCTGCTGGCCAGCTGCCGGGAGGCCGAGTCGCCGGAGCTGTACGCCATCGCCGAACGCTGCTACCTCGCCTTCCAGCAGGGCCTGCGCGGAGCGCCGGGCGAGGCCGCCCGCCCGCGCCCGGCCACCGTCCCGCAGCAGCAGCCCCGCCGGCCGGCCGAGGGACCGGCCGACCGGCAGCAGCCGCTGCTCAGCTGA